A DNA window from Aureibaculum sp. 2308TA14-22 contains the following coding sequences:
- a CDS encoding pyruvate dehydrogenase complex E1 component subunit beta, translating to MRTIQFREAICEAMSEEMRRDESIYLMGEEVAEYNGAYKASKGMLDEFGAKRVIDTPIAELGFAGIAIGSAMNGNRPIVEYMTFNFSLVGIDQIINNAAKIRQMSGGQFNCPIVFRGPTASAGQLGATHSQAFENWFANTPGLKVIVPSNPYDAKGLLKAAIRDDDPVIFMESEQMYGDKGEVPDGEYILPIGVAETKREGTDVTIVSFGKIIKEAYKAAEILEKEDISVEIIDLRTVRPMDHDAILASVKKTNRLVILEEAWPFASVASEITYQVQEQAFDFLDAPIQRITTADTPAAYSPVLLEEWLPNANDVVKAVKSVMYVK from the coding sequence ATGAGAACGATTCAATTTAGAGAAGCCATTTGCGAAGCCATGAGCGAAGAAATGCGTAGAGACGAGTCCATTTACTTAATGGGTGAAGAAGTTGCAGAATATAATGGTGCGTATAAAGCTTCAAAAGGAATGTTAGATGAATTTGGAGCCAAACGTGTTATCGATACGCCAATTGCTGAATTAGGTTTTGCTGGTATTGCTATTGGTTCTGCAATGAATGGAAACCGTCCGATAGTAGAATATATGACTTTTAATTTTTCATTGGTCGGGATAGATCAAATTATAAATAATGCTGCAAAGATCAGACAAATGTCAGGAGGGCAGTTTAATTGCCCAATTGTGTTTAGAGGGCCTACGGCCTCAGCGGGTCAGTTAGGTGCTACACATTCTCAAGCTTTTGAGAATTGGTTTGCCAATACGCCTGGTCTTAAAGTAATAGTACCTTCAAATCCCTATGATGCTAAAGGCTTATTAAAAGCAGCGATAAGGGATGATGATCCAGTAATTTTTATGGAATCTGAACAAATGTATGGAGACAAAGGTGAAGTTCCAGATGGGGAGTATATATTACCAATAGGTGTTGCAGAGACAAAAAGAGAAGGGACGGATGTTACCATTGTTTCTTTTGGAAAAATCATTAAAGAAGCCTATAAAGCTGCAGAAATACTAGAAAAGGAAGATATTTCCGTTGAAATTATAGATTTACGTACAGTCAGACCAATGGATCATGATGCAATATTAGCATCTGTAAAGAAAACAAATAGATTGGTAATACTAGAAGAGGCTTGGCCTTTTGCAAGTGTAGCTTCAGAAATTACCTATCAAGTACAAGAACAAGCTTTTGACTTTTTAGATGCACCTATACAAAGAATTACAACAGCTGATACGCCTGCTGCATACTCTCCAGTCTTATTGGAAGAGTGGTTGCCCAATGCCAACGATGTTGTAAAAGCAGTAAAGTCTGTTATGTATGTAAAATAA
- a CDS encoding DUF5686 and carboxypeptidase-like regulatory domain-containing protein encodes MKYLITLFLLITSFAFSQVKVSGHIVDEQGEAIPFANIIFKGSTEGGVSDENGKFYIESENTHKELMISFLGFETKIIPLKARNFDLKIVLKEDAAALDEVQIYSGKTKKKGNPAVEILKKIWAKKRQNGLRLYKQYEYDKYEKIEFDLNNIDEKFKKRRLFKGMEFVFEQVDTSNITGKPYLPIFINEALYKVYGKNEPVKKTNEELLANKNSGFESNQELIEFVKQLYVDYNIYDNYLKFFDKSFTSPISRTGVSVYNYVLADSAYIGNKWCYNIVFYPRRKNELTFKGDFWVNDTTFAIQEIEMNASRSANINWVKEIYVEQEFDVLNDSVFLLKRDHMMSDFAFNSKDKSKGVYGRRTTLFNNYEFEKERDEEVYKPKVFAYEEEIYNKPDDFWHENRMEKLNDDEVGIYKMLDTLKTVRRFKQLYNIGATLATGYWGVAKGFDYGPLFSSFGSNDVEGFRVRVGGRTYFTQNDTWRLEGYAAYGFKDDKVKYGISGKWLVDKQNRIILSAGNRRDIEQTGVSLTTANDVLSRSFASSSFFARGENFRLTNVNLSNFAIDVEPVKNLNFRLGATYKTLQSAAPDLFNISYFDEDGVQQPKIKQTELDFGITYTPGRKTAGFGVERNVSNDGRYPTVYLSYTKGLKGFLDSDFDYDKLQLYYRHRILMGGFGKLKYFLEVGKTFGDVPLTMLDVVPGNQAIFSVPRTFDLLNYYDFVTDEYAALHIEHNFNGRILSRIPLLRKLNWREIVGARAVVGNLSHDNISRSPFLIDRRLNDNLYIPTKPYYEYFVGVDNIFKFIRIDFVFRGNYNQIPGATKFAIKGGFGFYF; translated from the coding sequence TTGAAATATCTAATTACACTTTTTTTATTGATAACTTCATTTGCTTTTTCGCAAGTTAAAGTCAGCGGACATATTGTTGACGAACAAGGTGAGGCTATTCCTTTTGCGAATATTATATTCAAGGGATCGACCGAGGGTGGCGTTTCTGATGAAAATGGAAAATTCTATATAGAATCTGAAAATACACATAAAGAATTGATGATATCTTTTCTGGGATTTGAGACCAAAATAATTCCGCTTAAAGCGAGAAACTTTGACCTTAAAATTGTTTTGAAAGAAGATGCTGCGGCATTAGATGAAGTTCAGATTTATTCAGGTAAAACCAAGAAAAAAGGAAACCCAGCGGTAGAAATTTTGAAGAAAATTTGGGCTAAGAAGCGTCAAAATGGTCTGCGTTTGTATAAACAATATGAATATGATAAGTACGAAAAAATAGAATTTGACCTCAATAATATTGATGAAAAATTTAAAAAGCGAAGACTCTTTAAAGGAATGGAGTTTGTTTTTGAACAGGTAGATACTTCAAATATTACTGGAAAACCTTACTTGCCCATTTTTATTAATGAGGCATTATACAAAGTTTATGGTAAAAACGAGCCTGTAAAAAAAACGAACGAAGAGCTCTTGGCCAATAAAAATTCAGGTTTTGAAAGTAATCAAGAACTTATTGAGTTTGTAAAGCAATTATATGTAGATTATAATATCTATGACAATTATCTCAAATTTTTTGACAAAAGTTTTACAAGTCCAATCTCGAGGACAGGAGTTTCCGTTTATAATTATGTACTAGCAGATAGTGCATACATAGGAAATAAGTGGTGCTATAACATTGTTTTTTATCCCAGAAGGAAAAACGAACTAACCTTTAAAGGCGATTTTTGGGTAAATGATACCACTTTTGCTATTCAAGAAATTGAAATGAATGCATCCAGAAGTGCAAATATTAACTGGGTTAAAGAAATTTATGTAGAGCAAGAATTTGATGTATTGAACGATTCTGTTTTCCTATTGAAAAGAGATCATATGATGTCAGATTTTGCTTTTAATTCAAAAGATAAATCAAAAGGAGTTTACGGTAGACGAACTACGTTGTTTAACAATTACGAATTTGAAAAAGAACGTGATGAAGAAGTTTACAAGCCAAAAGTTTTTGCTTATGAGGAAGAGATTTATAATAAACCTGACGATTTTTGGCATGAAAACCGAATGGAAAAACTAAATGACGATGAGGTTGGGATCTATAAAATGCTTGATACACTTAAAACAGTAAGAAGATTCAAGCAGCTCTACAATATAGGTGCAACATTAGCAACGGGATATTGGGGCGTAGCCAAAGGGTTTGACTATGGTCCGTTATTTTCTTCTTTTGGCAGTAACGATGTTGAAGGTTTTAGAGTAAGGGTAGGAGGTAGAACTTATTTTACCCAAAATGATACTTGGCGTTTAGAAGGCTATGCCGCTTATGGTTTTAAAGACGATAAAGTTAAATATGGAATTTCTGGAAAATGGTTGGTCGATAAACAGAATAGAATAATACTATCAGCTGGTAACAGAAGAGATATAGAGCAAACAGGCGTTAGTTTAACAACTGCAAATGACGTACTAAGTAGGAGTTTTGCGTCGTCATCATTTTTTGCAAGAGGGGAAAATTTTAGATTGACAAATGTCAATTTATCCAATTTTGCTATTGATGTAGAGCCTGTAAAAAACCTAAATTTTAGATTAGGAGCCACTTATAAAACATTACAATCGGCTGCTCCTGATTTATTTAACATCAGTTATTTTGACGAGGATGGAGTTCAGCAACCAAAAATAAAACAAACGGAACTGGATTTTGGTATAACCTATACACCTGGTCGTAAAACTGCGGGATTTGGTGTTGAGCGAAATGTGAGTAATGATGGTCGTTATCCTACGGTTTATCTAAGCTATACAAAAGGTCTAAAAGGGTTTTTAGATAGCGACTTTGATTATGACAAACTCCAGCTATATTATAGACACCGTATTTTAATGGGAGGTTTTGGTAAGCTAAAATATTTTTTAGAAGTTGGTAAAACTTTTGGTGATGTGCCTTTAACCATGTTAGACGTAGTTCCAGGCAATCAGGCAATTTTTAGTGTACCGCGTACTTTTGACCTTTTAAATTATTATGATTTTGTAACCGATGAATATGCTGCATTGCATATAGAGCATAATTTTAATGGGAGGATTTTATCTCGAATTCCGTTACTGCGAAAGCTAAACTGGAGAGAAATAGTGGGTGCAAGAGCAGTAGTTGGTAATTTATCGCATGATAATATTTCTAGGAGTCCTTTTTTGATTGATCGTAGGCTTAATGATAATTTATACATTC